One stretch of Chloroflexota bacterium DNA includes these proteins:
- a CDS encoding SDR family oxidoreductase, producing MGKLDGKVAIVTAGGQGIGRGAALELAREGAAVVVAQRTLEKVVRVAKEIEAFGGRALPVTCDTSRRDQVKATVAAAVKEFGTVDILVNAAQSMRNDVPLEETTDEDMALALGSGLMGTFYFMQECFPYMKQRGGKIINVASGAGTEGAAGWAAYAAAKEGIRALTRVACHEWGKYKINVNVICPWADSPRFMEHVETKPGMMDFMLMMNPLGRIGDCQKDIGRVIVFLASPDSDYITGHTIMVDGGQLMLR from the coding sequence ATGGGTAAGCTGGACGGTAAGGTGGCCATTGTCACCGCGGGTGGGCAGGGCATCGGGCGGGGGGCTGCCCTGGAGTTGGCCAGGGAGGGTGCCGCAGTGGTGGTGGCCCAGAGGACGTTGGAGAAGGTCGTTCGGGTGGCCAAGGAGATCGAGGCCTTCGGCGGCAGGGCACTGCCAGTAACCTGTGACACCAGCCGCCGCGATCAGGTCAAGGCCACGGTGGCAGCGGCGGTGAAGGAGTTCGGCACAGTGGATATCCTGGTCAACGCAGCACAGTCCATGAGGAATGACGTCCCCTTAGAGGAGACCACGGATGAGGATATGGCCCTCGCCCTGGGGTCGGGGTTGATGGGGACTTTCTACTTCATGCAGGAGTGCTTCCCGTACATGAAGCAACGCGGCGGCAAGATCATCAACGTCGCCTCCGGCGCTGGCACGGAAGGCGCTGCGGGGTGGGCAGCCTATGCCGCGGCCAAGGAGGGCATTCGGGCACTGACCAGAGTAGCCTGTCATGAATGGGGCAAGTATAAGATTAATGTGAACGTCATTTGCCCCTGGGCCGATTCTCCCCGCTTCATGGAGCACGTCGAGACGAAGCCAGGCATGATGGACTTCATGTTGATGATGAACCCGCTGGGCCGCATTGGCGATTGCCAGAAGGACATTGGGCGAGTAATAGTGTTCCTGGCCAGTCCGGACTCCGACTATATCACCGGCCATACCATCATGGTGGACGGTGGTCAGTTGATGCTGCGTTAG
- the folP gene encoding dihydropteroate synthase: MDSRVLGITCCANREFRWGERTYIMGVINVTPDSFSGDGLGHDIEAAVAQGKRFAAEGADILDIGGESTRPKSEPVSVDEELMRVIPVIERLASEVSLPLSIDTYKWEVAKRALSAGARMINDIWGLKHDPRLADLAAEWGVPIILMSNQRDASTQDIMTEVISGLRKGMTLAMERGVARENIIIDPGVGFGKTLEQNLEIVRRLDELKCLGRPILIGTSRKSMIGLVLDLPPDQRLEGTAATIAISIAKGADIVRVHDVPQMARVCRMSDVIIRGKC; this comes from the coding sequence ATGGATAGCCGTGTTCTAGGCATCACTTGTTGTGCCAATAGAGAGTTCAGGTGGGGCGAGCGCACCTATATCATGGGTGTCATCAATGTTACCCCGGACTCCTTCTCTGGTGACGGGCTGGGCCATGATATCGAAGCTGCCGTAGCCCAGGGGAAGCGGTTTGCCGCTGAGGGAGCCGATATCCTGGACATCGGAGGGGAGTCCACCCGTCCCAAGTCAGAACCTGTGTCCGTGGACGAAGAGCTGATGCGAGTGATTCCAGTAATCGAGAGACTGGCCAGCGAGGTATCCCTGCCCTTAAGCATTGATACCTACAAATGGGAGGTAGCCAAACGGGCGCTATCTGCGGGGGCACGGATGATAAACGATATCTGGGGGCTGAAACACGATCCTCGGCTGGCTGACCTAGCGGCGGAGTGGGGGGTGCCCATCATACTGATGAGCAACCAGCGTGACGCCAGCACCCAGGACATCATGACAGAAGTCATTTCCGGCCTGAGGAAAGGCATGACGCTGGCCATGGAACGGGGCGTTGCTCGGGAAAACATTATCATTGACCCCGGCGTGGGTTTCGGCAAGACGCTGGAACAGAACCTGGAAATCGTCCGCCGACTGGATGAGCTTAAGTGCTTGGGCAGGCCTATCCTCATAGGCACCTCGCGGAAGTCGATGATCGGCTTGGTGCTCGATCTGCCCCCCGACCAGCGCCTCGAGGGGACGGCAGCTACCATAGCCATCAGCATAGCTAAGGGAGCAGATATCGTTCGGGTGCACGATGTGCCTCAAATGGCCAGGGTATGCCGAATGAGTGATGTCATCATCAGAGGAAAATGTTAA
- the folK gene encoding 2-amino-4-hydroxy-6-hydroxymethyldihydropteridine diphosphokinase yields MLTERPKPGPVKVYLGLGANLGDRQGNLLRAVELLSQWGQIEKLSSLYQTEPVGYLDQPPFLNAACQLTTTLTAEELLFVSKKIEAALGRIPSFLNAPRPIDIDILFYGEQVINSPGLTVPHPRLQERAFVLIPLDEIASDLVHPVSGLTVQEMTQRLGSLRRVTKWNQEANDV; encoded by the coding sequence ATGTTAACCGAAAGACCGAAACCTGGGCCTGTAAAGGTCTACCTCGGCCTGGGAGCTAACCTGGGCGATCGTCAAGGCAACCTGCTGAGGGCCGTGGAGCTGTTGTCGCAGTGGGGCCAGATAGAGAAGCTTTCTTCGCTTTACCAGACTGAGCCTGTGGGCTATCTCGATCAGCCACCTTTTCTTAATGCCGCCTGTCAGTTAACAACCACTCTTACGGCAGAGGAGCTACTATTCGTTTCCAAAAAAATTGAGGCGGCGTTGGGCCGCATTCCAAGTTTCCTCAATGCTCCCCGTCCCATAGATATCGACATCCTTTTCTACGGCGAGCAAGTCATAAACTCACCCGGCTTGACCGTTCCTCACCCACGGTTACAGGAACGGGCCTTTGTGCTGATACCCCTGGACGAAATTGCTTCTGACCTGGTACATCCGGTGAGCGGGTTGACAGTTCAGGAAATGACGCAAAGATTGGGAAGTTTGAGGAGAGTGACAAAATGGAACCAGGAGGCCAATGATGTATGA
- the queD gene encoding 6-carboxytetrahydropterin synthase QueD, translating into MYEVSVREHFDAAHYLRGYQGKCEKVHGHRFQVVVNVRAGETDEVGMAYDFTKLRRQLGEIVSRFDHTCLNDMPPFDRINPSSENIASTICSELQVRLKEAGVSLYSVQVWESPHSAVTYFPKKGLR; encoded by the coding sequence ATGTATGAGGTTTCAGTTCGGGAGCACTTTGACGCGGCGCATTACTTGAGAGGTTATCAAGGCAAGTGCGAGAAGGTTCACGGGCACCGCTTTCAGGTGGTGGTAAATGTGAGGGCAGGGGAAACAGATGAGGTCGGCATGGCGTACGACTTTACCAAACTGAGGCGCCAGCTAGGCGAGATAGTGAGCCGCTTTGACCATACCTGCCTCAATGATATGCCCCCTTTTGACAGGATCAACCCCTCCTCAGAAAATATCGCCTCTACCATCTGTAGTGAGCTTCAGGTTCGACTGAAGGAAGCCGGAGTCTCCCTGTATAGCGTTCAGGTGTGGGAGTCCCCGCACAGCGCCGTGACCTATTTCCCCAAGAAGGGGCTTCGTTAA
- a CDS encoding Trm112 family protein, with protein MKKELMDILVCPVCRGDLELAVEKENGKEVITGSLHCVKCNLRYPIVDAIPNLLPPELRG; from the coding sequence ATGAAAAAGGAACTGATGGACATCCTGGTCTGTCCGGTGTGCAGAGGGGACCTGGAGCTCGCTGTTGAAAAGGAGAACGGGAAGGAGGTAATCACTGGCTCACTCCACTGCGTCAAGTGCAACCTGCGGTATCCTATTGTGGACGCTATCCCCAATCTCCTTCCACCAGAGCTGAGGGGTTAA
- a CDS encoding enoyl-CoA hydratase/isomerase family protein — MTYKNILLNKENYVSTVTLNKPERHNAMDAASLREFSQCIDELTNDDETRAIIITGSGRFFCPGMDLGAVAQAVDDPMSIDMGRSTLLQPFGLAQVVPTCLRACYKPTIAAVNGAVAGMGLAMICHCDYRIASEQATFTPGFISLGMAAELGLTYILPRLMPLPVALEFLSTGERKDAGWAERFGLVREVVPPEGLMPAAQTLAGKLAKMPPLALQTLKQLIYQALETNFDVQLRTEGHASSILTQTEDYKEGVLSFLEKRPPVFRGR; from the coding sequence ATGACCTACAAGAACATCCTACTCAATAAAGAAAACTACGTATCCACCGTCACCCTTAACAAGCCCGAGAGACACAACGCTATGGATGCGGCTTCCCTGAGGGAGTTTAGCCAGTGTATAGATGAGTTAACCAATGATGACGAGACCAGAGCTATAATCATCACGGGATCAGGACGGTTTTTCTGCCCTGGTATGGACCTCGGAGCTGTTGCTCAGGCAGTGGACGACCCAATGTCCATAGACATGGGCCGATCGACCCTTCTTCAGCCCTTCGGGCTGGCTCAGGTGGTACCCACATGCCTTCGCGCTTGCTATAAGCCCACCATAGCTGCTGTCAATGGTGCCGTCGCCGGCATGGGTCTGGCTATGATCTGTCATTGTGACTATCGCATTGCCTCGGAGCAGGCCACCTTCACACCCGGCTTCATCAGTCTAGGCATGGCAGCAGAACTGGGACTCACCTATATTCTACCGCGCCTCATGCCCCTACCTGTGGCCCTTGAGTTTCTGAGCACCGGAGAGAGAAAGGATGCCGGGTGGGCAGAGAGGTTTGGATTAGTGAGAGAGGTAGTGCCTCCCGAGGGCCTGATGCCGGCAGCTCAGACACTGGCCGGTAAGCTGGCTAAGATGCCACCGCTAGCCTTGCAGACGCTAAAGCAACTAATCTATCAGGCCCTGGAGACCAACTTCGATGTGCAGCTTCGCACTGAGGGCCACGCTTCATCCATCCTTACTCAAACCGAGGATTACAAGGAGGGAGTGCTTTCCTTTTTGGAAAAGAGGCCGCCGGTTTTCAGGGGCAGATAA